From one Streptococcus oralis genomic stretch:
- a CDS encoding thiamine diphosphokinase, whose amino-acid sequence MNECKLSENNWTRVAVFAGGDRGHYRTDFDCFVGVDRGSLWVLEEDLPLTLAVGDFDSVTADERQLIQKCAQHFVQAQPEKDDTDLELALLTIFEQNPQAQVTIFGALGGRIDHMLANVFLPSNPKLAPYMRQIAIEDGQNLIAYCPEGTSQLEPRSDYDYLAFMPVRDSQLTILGAKYELTEENFFFKKVYASNEYIDREVAVTCPDGYVVVLHSKDRR is encoded by the coding sequence ATGAACGAGTGCAAACTCTCAGAAAACAACTGGACTAGGGTTGCCGTTTTTGCAGGCGGAGACCGTGGTCATTATCGGACGGATTTTGATTGCTTTGTCGGTGTGGATCGAGGCTCACTCTGGGTCTTGGAAGAAGATCTGCCTCTCACTCTAGCAGTTGGGGATTTTGATTCGGTAACCGCAGACGAACGTCAGTTGATTCAAAAATGTGCCCAACATTTTGTTCAAGCCCAGCCAGAAAAGGATGATACGGATCTGGAATTGGCTCTTTTAACCATCTTTGAGCAAAATCCCCAGGCTCAGGTCACTATTTTCGGTGCTCTTGGTGGTCGGATCGACCACATGCTGGCCAATGTCTTTCTGCCTAGCAATCCCAAGTTGGCACCCTATATGCGCCAGATAGCGATTGAGGATGGGCAAAACTTGATTGCCTATTGTCCAGAAGGGACCAGTCAGCTAGAGCCCCGTTCGGACTATGACTATCTTGCTTTTATGCCAGTTCGGGATAGCCAGCTGACTATTCTTGGTGCCAAGTACGAATTGACTGAGGAAAATTTTTTCTTTAAAAAAGTGTACGCTTCTAACGAATATATAGATAGGGAAGTTGCGGTAACTTGCCCAGATGGCTATGTCGTCGTGTTGCATAGCAAGGACAGGAGGTAG
- the rpe gene encoding ribulose-phosphate 3-epimerase: MSQYKIAPSILAADYANFEREIKRLEATGAEYAHIDIMDGHFVPQISFGAGVVEALRPHSKMVFDCHLMVANPEHHLEDFARAGADIISIHVEATPHIHGALQKIRSLGVKPSVVINPGTPVEAIKHVLHLVDQVLVMTVNPGFGGQAFLPETMDKVRELVALRQEKGLNFEIEVDGGIADQTIAQAKEAGATVFVAGSYVFKGDVNERVQTLRKQLD, translated from the coding sequence ATGTCTCAATACAAGATTGCTCCGTCAATTCTGGCAGCAGATTATGCCAACTTTGAACGTGAAATTAAACGCCTTGAAGCAACTGGGGCAGAATACGCCCATATCGATATCATGGATGGTCACTTTGTACCTCAGATCAGCTTTGGTGCAGGTGTGGTAGAGGCTCTTCGTCCTCATAGCAAGATGGTCTTTGACTGCCACTTGATGGTAGCTAATCCAGAGCATCATCTAGAAGACTTTGCGCGTGCAGGTGCAGATATCATCAGCATTCATGTTGAAGCAACACCTCATATCCATGGTGCTCTTCAAAAGATTCGCTCTCTTGGTGTCAAACCTTCGGTTGTTATCAATCCTGGTACGCCTGTCGAGGCGATTAAGCACGTCCTTCATCTAGTTGATCAAGTCTTGGTCATGACGGTTAATCCTGGCTTTGGTGGTCAAGCTTTTCTGCCTGAAACCATGGACAAGGTTCGTGAGTTGGTTGCCCTTCGTCAGGAAAAAGGTTTGAACTTTGAAATTGAAGTCGATGGCGGTATTGCTGACCAGACCATTGCTCAAGCCAAAGAAGCTGGTGCTACAGTCTTTGTAGCAGGGTCCTATGTCTTTAAGGGAGATGTCAATGAACGAGTGCAAACTCTCAGAAAACAACTGGACTAG
- the rsgA gene encoding ribosome small subunit-dependent GTPase A, protein MQGQIIKALAGFYYVESDGQVYQTRARGNFRKKGHTPYVGDWVDFSAEENSEGYILKIHERKNSLVRPPIVNIDQAVVIMSVKEPDFNSNLLDRFLVLLEHKGIHPIVYISKMDLLEDRGELDFYEQTYRTIGYDFVTSKEELLPLLTGKVTVFMGQTGVGKSTLLNKIAPDLNLETGEISDSLGRGRHTTRAVSFYNLNGGKIADTPGFSSLDYEVSTAEDLNQAFPEIASVSRDCKFRSCTHTHEPSCAVKPAVEEGIIASFRFDNYLQFLSEIENRRETYKKVSKKIPK, encoded by the coding sequence ATGCAGGGACAAATCATTAAAGCCTTGGCGGGCTTCTATTATGTGGAGAGTGATGGCCAAGTCTATCAGACACGTGCGCGCGGGAATTTTCGTAAAAAAGGCCACACGCCCTATGTTGGGGATTGGGTAGACTTTTCTGCCGAGGAAAATTCTGAAGGTTATATCCTTAAGATTCATGAACGGAAAAACAGTCTGGTCCGTCCGCCTATTGTCAATATTGACCAAGCCGTGGTGATCATGTCCGTCAAGGAACCTGATTTTAATAGCAATTTGCTGGATCGGTTCTTGGTTCTTCTGGAACACAAGGGCATCCATCCTATCGTCTATATTTCCAAAATGGACTTGCTGGAGGATAGGGGAGAACTGGATTTTTACGAGCAGACCTATCGTACTATTGGTTATGACTTTGTGACCAGTAAGGAAGAGCTCTTACCTCTGTTGACAGGGAAAGTGACGGTCTTTATGGGGCAGACTGGTGTTGGAAAATCAACCCTCCTCAATAAAATCGCACCGGACCTCAATCTTGAAACAGGAGAAATCTCAGACAGTCTGGGTCGTGGTCGTCACACCACTCGAGCGGTTAGTTTTTACAACCTCAATGGGGGTAAAATCGCGGACACACCAGGATTTTCATCACTGGATTATGAAGTGTCAACGGCTGAAGACCTCAATCAGGCCTTTCCAGAGATTGCTAGTGTCAGTCGAGACTGTAAATTCCGTAGCTGTACCCATACCCATGAGCCGTCTTGTGCGGTCAAACCAGCTGTCGAAGAGGGTATCATTGCAAGCTTCCGTTTTGACAACTACCTGCAATTTCTCAGTGAAATTGAAAATCGCAGAGAAACCTATAAAAAAGTCAGCAAAAAAATACCAAAATAA